In the genome of Bacillus sp. S3, one region contains:
- a CDS encoding valine--tRNA ligase, with product METKELTMPTKYDPQSIEKGRYDWWLQGKFFEAKDDEGKQPYTIVIPPPNVTGKLHLGHAWDTTLQDILTRMKRMQGYDVLWLPGMDHAGIATQAKVEEKLRSEGKSRYDLGREKFVEETWKWKEEYAGHIRQQWAKLGLGLDYSRERFTLDEGLSDAVKEVFVTLYKKGLIYRGEYIINWDPSTKTALSDIEVIYKDVQGAFYHMRYPLADGSGYIEIATTRPETMLGDTAIAVHPEDDRYKHLIGKTVILPIVGREIPIVGDDYVDMEFGSGVVKITPAHDPNDFEVGNRHNLERVLVMNEDGSMNEKAGKYNGLDRFECRKQIVKDLKELGVLIKIEDHLHSVGHSERSGAVVEPYLSTQWFVKMQPLADEAIALQNKENKVNFVPDRFEKTYLRWMENIRDWCISRQLWWGHRIPAWYHKETGEVYVGLEAPADEENWNQDNDVLDTWFSSALWPFSTMGWPNKEAADFKRYFPTDALVTGYDIIFFWVSRMIFQSIEFTGDRPFKDVLIHGLVRDEQGRKMSKSLGNGVDPMDVIEKYGADALRYFLSTGSSPGQDLRFSFEKVESTWNFANKIWNASRFALMNMDGLTYEEIDFSGDKSVADKWILTRLNETIEHVTRLSERYEFGEVGRALYNFIWDDFCDWYIEMAKLPLYGEDEEAKKTTRSILAYVLDNTMRLLHPFMPFITEEIWQNLPHAGESITTAAWPVVKPELSDEQAAHEMKLLMEMIRSVRNIRAEVNTPMSKKIKMLVKAKDETVLKAIENNRSYIERFCNPEELQMGVDIEAPEKAMTAVVTGLEIILPLEGLINIDEEIARLEKEYDKLNKEVERVQKKLSNEGFMKKAPESVVAEERAKEKDYLEKRGIVEARIKELKG from the coding sequence ATGGAAACAAAGGAATTAACGATGCCGACTAAATACGATCCGCAATCGATTGAGAAAGGGCGTTATGACTGGTGGTTACAAGGCAAGTTTTTCGAGGCGAAAGATGACGAAGGGAAGCAGCCCTATACAATCGTTATCCCGCCGCCAAATGTTACCGGGAAACTACATCTAGGTCATGCCTGGGATACAACCTTACAAGATATTCTTACTCGAATGAAACGGATGCAAGGCTATGATGTTCTTTGGTTACCGGGAATGGACCATGCTGGAATTGCTACACAGGCGAAGGTGGAAGAAAAACTTCGCAGCGAAGGAAAAAGCCGCTATGATTTAGGCCGGGAAAAATTCGTTGAGGAAACTTGGAAATGGAAGGAAGAATATGCCGGCCATATCCGCCAACAGTGGGCAAAGCTAGGCCTGGGACTCGACTACAGCCGTGAGCGCTTTACCCTCGATGAAGGTTTATCAGACGCAGTTAAGGAGGTATTTGTTACTCTTTATAAAAAAGGCCTTATTTACCGCGGTGAATATATTATTAACTGGGATCCATCCACAAAAACAGCCTTGTCCGACATTGAAGTAATCTACAAGGATGTTCAAGGTGCGTTTTATCATATGAGGTATCCGTTAGCAGACGGTTCCGGCTACATTGAAATTGCTACGACTCGTCCGGAAACCATGCTTGGGGATACAGCTATTGCGGTTCATCCGGAAGACGACCGTTACAAGCACCTAATTGGGAAAACCGTTATTCTGCCAATCGTCGGCCGTGAGATTCCAATCGTCGGTGATGATTATGTGGATATGGAATTTGGTTCTGGGGTAGTTAAAATTACACCGGCACATGACCCGAACGACTTTGAAGTAGGCAACCGACACAATCTAGAGCGTGTTCTCGTTATGAATGAAGACGGCTCGATGAATGAAAAGGCAGGAAAATACAATGGTTTAGACCGTTTTGAATGCCGCAAGCAAATCGTCAAAGACCTTAAAGAATTAGGTGTTCTCATCAAGATTGAAGATCATCTTCATTCCGTCGGGCACTCTGAACGCAGTGGTGCTGTTGTGGAACCATACCTTTCCACTCAATGGTTTGTAAAAATGCAGCCGCTTGCGGATGAAGCGATTGCTCTTCAAAACAAAGAAAATAAAGTAAACTTTGTTCCCGATCGTTTCGAAAAAACATACTTGCGCTGGATGGAGAATATCCGCGATTGGTGTATTTCCCGGCAGCTTTGGTGGGGACACCGCATTCCTGCTTGGTACCATAAGGAAACAGGTGAAGTATATGTTGGGCTTGAGGCACCTGCAGATGAAGAGAACTGGAACCAGGATAATGACGTATTGGATACTTGGTTCAGCTCAGCGCTATGGCCGTTCTCAACAATGGGCTGGCCAAACAAAGAAGCAGCTGATTTTAAACGCTACTTCCCAACCGATGCGCTTGTAACCGGCTATGACATTATCTTCTTCTGGGTATCGCGAATGATTTTCCAAAGCATCGAGTTTACCGGCGACCGTCCGTTTAAAGATGTTCTGATTCATGGTCTTGTTCGTGATGAACAAGGACGTAAGATGAGTAAATCACTTGGCAACGGTGTGGATCCAATGGATGTAATTGAGAAATACGGTGCCGATGCATTAAGATATTTCCTATCTACAGGAAGTTCGCCAGGTCAGGATTTACGTTTTAGTTTTGAAAAGGTTGAGTCCACTTGGAACTTCGCCAATAAAATTTGGAATGCCTCCCGCTTTGCCTTAATGAATATGGATGGTTTAACATATGAAGAAATTGATTTTAGCGGCGACAAATCAGTTGCCGACAAGTGGATCTTAACCCGCTTAAATGAAACCATTGAACATGTAACAAGACTGTCTGAGCGTTATGAATTCGGTGAAGTAGGCCGTGCGCTATACAACTTTATCTGGGATGACTTCTGTGACTGGTATATTGAAATGGCGAAGCTGCCATTATATGGGGAAGACGAAGAAGCGAAGAAAACGACCCGTTCGATTCTTGCCTATGTGTTAGACAACACGATGCGTTTATTGCATCCATTTATGCCGTTCATTACCGAGGAAATTTGGCAGAACCTTCCGCATGCTGGAGAATCGATTACAACTGCAGCATGGCCAGTGGTGAAACCAGAGCTTTCCGATGAGCAAGCAGCCCATGAAATGAAGCTGCTTATGGAAATGATACGTTCTGTCCGGAATATTCGGGCTGAAGTGAACACGCCAATGAGCAAGAAAATCAAAATGCTCGTGAAGGCAAAGGATGAAACGGTTCTAAAAGCCATCGAGAATAACCGCAGCTATATTGAACGCTTCTGTAATCCGGAAGAATTGCAAATGGGTGTTGACATCGAGGCACCAGAAAAAGCAATGACTGCCGTAGTAACAGGCTTAGAAATCATCCTGCCGCTTGAAGGCTTGATCAATATCGATGAAGAAATTGCCCGCCTTGAAAAAGAATATGATAAATTAAATAAAGAAGTTGAAAGAGTTCAAAAGAAATTAAGCAATGAAGGCTTTATGAAAAAGGCACCTGAAAGTGTCGTTGCCGAAGAACGTGCTAAAGAAAAGGATTATCTTGAAAAAAGAGGGATCGTGGAGGCACGGATTAAAGAATTAAAAGGATAA
- the ysxE gene encoding spore coat protein YsxE, producing the protein MSDSNRLESITPILQNYLVEPYFIEDYGIVQKIYSNKGTFALKKIPPTIGTDFIRHVHLLYQKGFNRIVPIYPTMDGRYAVLHENNLYYLMPWMPNDQKEDREQKSHQLFRELARLHTLSAKEITVSKEERTDHYEKTIQQLEKHQEFLDGFIDQCEKKTYMSPFQLLYCLYYNEISQALRFSKTKFEEWYENTKENDKARMVITHGKLSSEHFLYDDRGYGFFINFENARYGSPIHDLLPYLSRALNTNPKRNDSTLDWVYHYFKYFPFKEDEKLLFYSYLALPIPIMQVAESYYRKQPPRDEMKFVRQLQHRYWHLKNSEYVVMRMSEIENQQKQAKEGAQPQ; encoded by the coding sequence ATGAGTGACTCGAATCGACTAGAATCCATTACACCTATTTTACAAAATTATCTTGTCGAGCCCTATTTTATTGAGGATTACGGCATTGTTCAAAAGATTTATTCAAACAAAGGAACCTTTGCTTTGAAAAAAATCCCGCCCACTATTGGGACGGATTTCATCCGCCATGTTCACCTGCTTTATCAAAAAGGCTTTAACCGCATCGTGCCGATTTATCCGACCATGGATGGCAGGTATGCCGTCTTACATGAGAATAACCTATACTATCTCATGCCATGGATGCCTAACGACCAAAAGGAAGACCGGGAGCAAAAAAGCCATCAGCTTTTTCGGGAGTTAGCAAGGCTCCATACGCTGTCTGCCAAAGAAATCACAGTCAGCAAAGAAGAACGAACGGACCATTACGAAAAGACGATTCAACAGCTCGAAAAACATCAGGAATTCCTTGATGGCTTTATCGATCAATGTGAAAAAAAGACCTATATGTCACCATTCCAATTATTATATTGCTTGTACTATAACGAAATAAGCCAGGCGCTGCGATTTTCAAAAACAAAATTTGAAGAATGGTACGAGAACACAAAAGAAAATGACAAGGCCCGCATGGTGATTACTCACGGGAAATTGTCATCAGAGCATTTTCTTTACGATGACCGGGGGTATGGTTTTTTCATTAATTTTGAAAACGCCCGTTACGGTTCTCCGATCCATGATCTTCTGCCGTACCTATCACGAGCCTTAAATACCAATCCCAAACGGAATGATTCGACGCTTGACTGGGTTTATCATTATTTTAAGTATTTTCCGTTTAAAGAGGATGAAAAATTATTATTTTACAGCTATTTAGCCTTGCCAATCCCGATTATGCAAGTCGCTGAAAGCTATTACCGTAAGCAGCCGCCGAGGGATGAAATGAAATTTGTCCGCCAGCTGCAGCATCGGTATTGGCATTTGAAAAACTCCGAATATGTCGTGATGCGAATGTCAGAAATCGAAAATCAGCAAAAGCAGGCAAAAGAAGGAGCCCAGCCGCAGTAG
- the spoVID gene encoding stage VI sporulation protein D: protein MSQENQSCLRFSLEESLWFRKGQEVEELISISLDPDITIQENDQYVTIRGSLELTGEYKSYEANVGSEEEGLASQKFVERVAEREEDGSCEFSHRFPVDITIPNNRIQSIYDIDVLVESFDYSLPERSCLKLSAELTISGLYGNEVEQQQEEEEQEYEVLHRAEPATYEEEVEVEQPAVQSGYKDNFLFEAEAKKQHEEEPVEVLPKFPTFNYQPQVELDEEEDYEPVWNYQETRSEGHKHVEFEEEVVVVEEVQNTHFEEDVTIEESSSSSSSDDIVKKVKKKLTGKKKSMTLTEFFARKDESTGQTKLKVCIVQKGDTVDSLADRYDVSVQNLLRVNNLELNQDVFEGQVLYIPGALAKK, encoded by the coding sequence TTGTCCCAGGAGAATCAATCGTGCCTGCGATTTTCTTTGGAGGAGTCGCTGTGGTTTAGAAAAGGACAGGAAGTCGAAGAGCTTATCTCGATTTCACTAGACCCGGACATCACCATCCAAGAAAACGATCAGTACGTAACCATACGTGGTTCGTTGGAACTCACCGGCGAATATAAAAGTTACGAAGCTAATGTTGGAAGCGAAGAGGAAGGGCTTGCCTCTCAGAAATTTGTTGAGAGGGTGGCGGAACGCGAGGAAGATGGAAGCTGTGAATTTTCACATCGATTCCCCGTTGATATTACGATTCCGAATAATCGGATTCAAAGCATTTATGATATCGACGTCCTCGTAGAATCATTCGATTATTCTCTGCCAGAACGCAGCTGTTTGAAGCTGTCGGCCGAGCTGACAATCAGCGGGTTATACGGAAATGAAGTGGAGCAGCAGCAAGAGGAAGAAGAACAAGAATATGAGGTGCTGCATCGTGCCGAACCAGCAACGTACGAGGAGGAAGTAGAGGTCGAACAGCCTGCTGTTCAAAGCGGCTATAAAGATAACTTCCTATTTGAGGCCGAAGCAAAGAAACAGCACGAGGAAGAACCTGTTGAGGTATTGCCGAAATTCCCGACCTTTAATTACCAGCCGCAAGTTGAGTTGGATGAAGAGGAAGACTACGAACCGGTATGGAACTACCAGGAAACTAGAAGTGAAGGGCATAAACATGTCGAGTTTGAAGAAGAAGTAGTGGTTGTGGAGGAAGTACAAAATACACATTTTGAAGAAGATGTAACAATAGAGGAAAGTTCATCTTCATCTTCATCTGATGATATAGTCAAAAAGGTAAAGAAAAAGCTGACCGGGAAAAAGAAGTCGATGACATTGACAGAGTTTTTTGCGCGAAAGGATGAAAGTACCGGCCAAACTAAATTAAAGGTTTGCATCGTGCAAAAGGGTGATACAGTTGATAGTCTGGCAGACCGGTATGATGTATCGGTCCAAAATCTTCTCCGTGTCAACAATCTGGAACTGAATCAAGATGTTTTCGAGGGGCAGGTATTATATATTCCCGGTGCACTTGCGAAAAAATAA